A single region of the Streptomyces sp. NBC_01803 genome encodes:
- a CDS encoding glutamate ABC transporter substrate-binding protein — protein sequence MPENGPRASADRRAAHGGGRAGRRDVRALLLAAAGLALAGSVLAGSLPPDLLAGPPAAPHGRSAEAEYADDRAPSAARERCADGRDPAESFPPGRVRGAAVEEIQERGQLVVGIDQNSYLWGYRSPQTGDIVGFDIDLVMAIAEDLLGPDPDVRFLAIPTDQRIPAVQDGTVDMVVRTMSITCERWQDVAFSTAYFETGQQLLVPANSSIQGFDESLDGMRVCSANGSTASKRLESESHGADLVGADNHLDCLVRVQLGLADALMTDSALAAGHVAQDPSMRLADDPLTQESYGVAMNLANTDLVSWVNAVLEDYREPGPDGTRSEWRQSYDRWLARYLYDEETDPPPAPPRPQYRD from the coding sequence ATGCCGGAGAACGGACCGCGGGCGTCGGCCGACCGGCGCGCGGCGCACGGCGGCGGGCGCGCGGGGCGCCGCGACGTGCGGGCGCTGCTCCTCGCCGCGGCCGGGCTCGCGCTGGCGGGCAGCGTGCTCGCCGGCTCGCTGCCGCCCGATCTCCTCGCCGGGCCGCCGGCCGCGCCGCACGGCCGGTCCGCCGAGGCCGAGTACGCCGACGACAGGGCGCCGTCGGCCGCGCGCGAGCGGTGCGCCGACGGCCGGGACCCGGCCGAGAGCTTCCCGCCGGGCCGGGTCCGGGGCGCGGCCGTCGAGGAGATCCAGGAACGCGGCCAGCTCGTCGTCGGCATCGACCAGAACAGCTATCTGTGGGGCTACCGCTCCCCGCAGACCGGCGACATCGTCGGCTTCGACATCGACTTGGTGATGGCCATCGCGGAGGACCTGCTCGGTCCGGACCCGGACGTCAGGTTCCTGGCCATCCCCACCGACCAGCGCATCCCGGCGGTCCAGGACGGAACGGTGGACATGGTGGTGCGGACCATGTCCATCACCTGCGAGCGCTGGCAGGACGTCGCGTTCTCCACCGCCTACTTCGAGACCGGCCAGCAGCTCCTGGTGCCGGCCAACTCCTCGATCCAGGGATTCGACGAGTCGCTCGACGGCATGCGGGTGTGCAGCGCGAACGGTTCGACCGCGAGCAAGCGGCTGGAGAGCGAGAGCCACGGCGCCGATCTGGTGGGCGCCGACAACCACTTGGACTGCCTGGTCCGGGTCCAGCTCGGCCTGGCCGACGCCCTGATGACCGACAGCGCGCTGGCGGCCGGGCACGTGGCGCAGGACCCCTCGATGCGGCTGGCCGACGACCCGCTCACCCAGGAGTCCTACGGCGTCGCGATGAACCTGGCCAACACCGATCTGGTCAGCTGGGTCAACGCCGTGCTGGAGGATTACCGGGAGCCCGGTCCGGACGGCACGCGCAGCGAGTGGCGGCAGTCCTACGACCGATGGCTCGCCCGTTATCTCTACGACGAGGAGACCGATCCCCCGCCCGCGCCGCCGCGACCGCAGTACCGAGACTGA